The proteins below are encoded in one region of Thermococcus peptonophilus:
- a CDS encoding HemK2/MTQ2 family protein methyltransferase — protein MFLEYRGLRIKLHPQVYEPAEDTFLLSENLAVKEGDIALDMGTGTGIIALLMARKARWVLGVDINPIAVELAKENARINGITNVEFRLSDLFDNVSGKFDVITFNAPYLPGEPEEPIDLALVGGESGRDVLDRFIDDVPSYLKPGGVVQIVQSSITGVEETLRRLEKARLTARIVAKKHIFFEDIVLINAYARE, from the coding sequence ATGTTCCTTGAGTACCGAGGCCTCAGGATAAAGCTCCACCCCCAGGTGTATGAACCCGCTGAGGATACTTTCCTGCTTTCAGAGAACCTTGCGGTCAAGGAAGGGGACATCGCCCTCGATATGGGTACGGGAACGGGAATAATAGCCCTGCTCATGGCAAGGAAGGCCCGCTGGGTTCTGGGAGTAGACATCAATCCCATAGCCGTCGAGCTTGCAAAAGAAAACGCGAGGATAAACGGCATAACCAACGTCGAATTTCGACTCAGCGACCTTTTTGATAACGTCTCGGGCAAGTTTGACGTTATAACTTTCAACGCTCCTTACCTGCCCGGCGAGCCTGAAGAGCCGATAGACCTCGCCCTCGTTGGTGGTGAAAGCGGCAGGGATGTTCTCGACAGGTTCATAGATGATGTTCCCAGTTATCTAAAGCCGGGAGGAGTGGTTCAGATAGTCCAGAGTTCAATAACCGGAGTGGAAGAGACCCTCAGAAGGCTGGAAAAAGCGAGACTAACTGCGAGAATTGTGGCTAAGAAGCACATCTTCTTTGAAGATATCGTGCTGATAAACGCTTATGCCAGGGAGTAG
- the twy1 gene encoding 4-demethylwyosine synthase TYW1, with amino-acid sequence MAITFVSTPNMPEEIVELFKKQHYAIVGHHSGVKLCHWLKESLTKGRFCYKQKFYGIASHRCLQMTPVLAWCTHNCVFCWRPMEGFLGTELPQPWDDPAFIVEESIKAQRKLLVGYKGNPNVPKEKFEEAWNPRHAAISLSGEPMLYPYMGDLVEEFHKRSFTTFIVTNGTLPERLEEMIKEDKLPTQLYVSLTAPDLDTYNRVNVPMIPDGWERIKEFLKLMSDAQTRTVIRLTLVKGENMHNPEGYARLIKLANPMFVEAKAYMFVGFSRNRLTINNMPRHEEIRAFAEELVKHLPGYHIEDEYEPSRVVLIMRDDVDPKGRGLKGRFIKD; translated from the coding sequence ATGGCGATAACGTTCGTATCGACCCCTAACATGCCAGAGGAGATAGTCGAGCTGTTCAAAAAACAGCATTACGCAATAGTGGGTCACCACAGCGGCGTTAAGCTTTGCCACTGGCTTAAGGAGAGCCTTACAAAGGGCCGCTTCTGTTACAAGCAGAAGTTCTACGGCATAGCGAGCCACCGCTGCCTCCAGATGACCCCGGTTTTGGCCTGGTGTACCCACAACTGCGTCTTCTGCTGGCGCCCTATGGAGGGCTTTCTAGGAACCGAGCTTCCACAGCCGTGGGATGATCCAGCGTTCATCGTTGAGGAGAGCATAAAGGCGCAGAGGAAGCTCCTCGTGGGTTACAAGGGCAACCCAAACGTTCCGAAGGAGAAGTTTGAGGAAGCATGGAACCCGAGGCATGCTGCCATAAGCCTATCAGGTGAGCCGATGCTCTACCCCTATATGGGTGACCTTGTTGAGGAGTTCCACAAGAGGAGCTTTACCACCTTCATAGTCACCAACGGAACCCTTCCCGAGAGGCTTGAGGAGATGATAAAAGAGGACAAGCTCCCGACCCAGCTCTACGTCTCTCTAACTGCCCCCGACCTTGATACCTACAACCGCGTGAACGTCCCCATGATCCCGGACGGCTGGGAGAGGATAAAGGAGTTCCTGAAGCTTATGAGCGACGCCCAGACGAGGACGGTGATAAGGCTCACGCTCGTCAAGGGAGAGAACATGCACAACCCGGAAGGCTACGCCAGGCTGATAAAGCTCGCCAACCCAATGTTCGTCGAGGCCAAAGCTTACATGTTCGTGGGCTTCTCAAGGAACAGGCTTACGATAAACAACATGCCGAGGCATGAAGAAATAAGGGCTTTCGCCGAGGAGCTGGTGAAGCACCTCCCGGGCTACCACATTGAGGACGAGTACGAGCCAAGCAGGGTCGTCCTTATAATGAGGGACGACGTTGATCCAAAGGGAAGGGGTCTAAAGGGAAGGTTCATTAAAGATTGA
- a CDS encoding prenyltransferase/squalene oxidase repeat-containing protein, translating into MTVPITSASVLDRSILYLSSAPEYVTNVRDSSLLLMALSSLYGKVENQSIVESSILELVDYLKTAQNPDGGWGYYPNEVSNPLDTGYALAAIGGVKNLPIKSIDVSSEIRSGIRYLLDSFNGHGWGYSPETPADPYLTVVALWGLGVNGYTIDDPTVSKAVSYLESFDETSPKMVALKLIAYHYVGYDNVSRLIGAAYDMLSGELTPDERAMLTYALTLYPENITSELPRSLVILESLGSHNETFVLTEPMWPLPELDSVTPTSFAVMAFASLSDVISREEYPTVSQMCDEILSLQNPDGGWGYTLGEDSRAKPTYYALEFLSLCTPKPQVAIDKAAAWAENHLKSAMEEVETKGMLTQDFYYTALILAKHSSMTPEERQSLIDFINEYRYSGFAWVGFFAIPQPLQTAMGINLLKALNVSDVDAPANWLLSLTDGGWGLLINYPFTIMSSPDVPTTLLVLEALSGVASEDELEPHLDWLLAQRLENGLWGHYKTSVDLFGQVTTAPPSIEYTVRALELLREYGYGLNYFDMASTLLQDVEKSNRIIEKALVFKFAVESGFLPPILLSSVVAELGNGAWYVHYSTAYAPAAEDISEIIESFGGVPLLKEGDMNIELTGNHVFVGSFGSFDIGVYNPYVNISVAGSYVEINGRKYSKDGLVVIIPGRTQSGYVLILLMDEKVLPAIDLIINPTMVKYLHGAYVVFSVRDLNGDGAITPDEVKILFEG; encoded by the coding sequence ATGACCGTTCCCATTACCAGCGCCTCAGTGCTGGATCGGTCGATACTTTACCTCTCAAGTGCCCCGGAGTATGTTACTAACGTTAGAGACTCATCCCTCCTCTTAATGGCTCTGAGTTCCCTCTATGGAAAAGTTGAGAACCAGTCAATTGTTGAAAGTTCCATCCTGGAGCTGGTTGATTATCTTAAAACCGCCCAAAATCCCGACGGTGGTTGGGGGTACTACCCAAATGAGGTCAGTAACCCGTTGGATACTGGATATGCGCTGGCTGCCATTGGAGGTGTGAAAAATCTCCCCATTAAGAGCATTGACGTTTCTAGCGAAATAAGGTCTGGTATTAGATACCTCTTGGACTCTTTCAATGGTCATGGGTGGGGATACAGCCCGGAAACTCCTGCGGATCCGTATCTAACAGTTGTTGCACTCTGGGGGTTGGGTGTAAACGGATATACAATCGACGACCCGACTGTATCCAAGGCTGTCTCATATCTGGAGTCCTTCGATGAAACATCCCCCAAGATGGTTGCCCTGAAGCTTATCGCGTACCACTACGTCGGTTATGACAACGTCTCCCGCCTTATTGGGGCCGCATATGACATGCTCTCGGGGGAGCTGACACCGGACGAGAGGGCCATGCTCACGTACGCTCTCACGCTGTATCCCGAAAACATAACCTCAGAACTTCCCCGTTCGCTGGTGATACTTGAGAGCCTCGGCTCCCACAACGAGACCTTCGTCCTCACTGAGCCTATGTGGCCTCTCCCCGAGCTGGATTCCGTCACTCCGACTTCCTTTGCAGTCATGGCCTTTGCTTCCCTTTCGGATGTCATCTCCAGGGAGGAATACCCAACGGTTTCCCAGATGTGTGATGAGATCCTTTCACTGCAAAACCCTGATGGCGGCTGGGGTTACACTCTTGGAGAAGATTCCCGGGCCAAGCCGACTTATTATGCCCTTGAATTTTTGAGCCTTTGCACCCCCAAGCCTCAGGTTGCAATTGACAAGGCAGCGGCATGGGCGGAAAACCATCTAAAGTCCGCTATGGAAGAGGTAGAAACAAAGGGCATGCTCACCCAGGACTTCTATTATACAGCATTAATCCTCGCCAAGCATTCCTCTATGACCCCCGAAGAGAGGCAATCTCTCATTGATTTCATAAACGAATACAGGTATTCAGGCTTTGCGTGGGTAGGATTCTTTGCGATACCGCAGCCCCTCCAGACGGCGATGGGAATAAACCTGCTCAAAGCCCTAAACGTTAGTGACGTTGATGCTCCTGCCAACTGGCTGCTCTCCCTTACTGACGGAGGCTGGGGACTGCTCATAAACTACCCATTCACCATTATGAGCTCCCCCGACGTACCCACCACCCTTCTAGTCCTTGAGGCCCTGTCAGGGGTGGCGAGTGAAGATGAACTTGAGCCTCATCTTGACTGGCTCCTCGCTCAGAGGCTCGAAAATGGGCTCTGGGGCCATTATAAGACGAGCGTAGACCTCTTTGGCCAGGTTACAACGGCTCCCCCCTCGATTGAGTACACCGTTAGGGCGCTTGAACTGCTCAGGGAATATGGATATGGCCTGAACTACTTTGACATGGCAAGTACGTTGCTACAGGACGTAGAGAAAAGCAACAGAATAATAGAGAAGGCTTTAGTATTCAAGTTTGCTGTGGAATCCGGCTTCTTGCCGCCAATTCTCCTCTCGTCCGTGGTTGCAGAGCTGGGCAATGGGGCCTGGTACGTGCACTATAGCACTGCTTATGCTCCTGCTGCGGAGGATATAAGCGAGATTATTGAGTCATTCGGCGGCGTACCGCTTCTTAAAGAAGGTGACATGAACATAGAACTCACGGGCAACCACGTGTTTGTGGGTTCATTCGGAAGCTTTGATATCGGAGTTTACAACCCCTATGTCAATATCTCTGTTGCGGGCAGCTATGTCGAGATAAACGGTAGAAAATACTCAAAGGACGGTCTGGTGGTCATAATTCCGGGTAGGACACAGAGCGGCTACGTCCTCATACTGTTGATGGATGAGAAGGTTCTCCCAGCAATTGATTTGATCATTAACCCAACGATGGTTAAGTATCTGCACGGTGCTTACGTGGTGTTCAGCGTTAGGGACCTCAATGGGGACGGCGCAATAACTCCTGATGAGGTCAAAATACTTTTTGAGGGGTGA
- a CDS encoding FtsZ/tubulin family protein produces the protein MRALIIGIGQCGTKIADLFALVDFDAIALNTSRGDLEYLKHIPHDRRILIGESITGGKGVNANPLLGREAMKRDLPLVMRKISSIVGYEDVDIFFLTFGFGGGTGAGGTPVLAEALKEEYPDSLVVAIGALPLKEEGIRPTINAAITIDKLSKVADSIIAIDNNKLKESGDDISRAYERINYTIVERIASLLALVDVPGEQTLDASDLKFVLKAFGSFATVGYAKADASKVKNLSRLILKSFESEGLYLDANIESALYGLVAIHGPHEVLKASDIFEALDYLTSKIRGKQIFRGFYPDPREREVEVVTLLSGIYESKSIEDIVRTAKEYARSFMQAKSEAETKKKELLTGLPDFDDVYPSLEATGSDDSEGFVEYREVSR, from the coding sequence TTGAGGGCCTTGATAATAGGAATTGGGCAGTGTGGGACGAAGATAGCTGATCTGTTTGCACTGGTTGACTTCGATGCAATCGCCCTGAACACCTCTAGGGGGGACCTAGAATACCTCAAGCACATTCCCCACGACAGGAGGATACTCATAGGGGAGAGCATAACTGGCGGCAAGGGAGTCAACGCCAACCCGTTGCTTGGAAGAGAAGCTATGAAGCGTGACCTGCCCCTGGTAATGAGGAAAATAAGCTCCATCGTGGGCTATGAAGACGTGGACATCTTTTTCCTCACCTTCGGTTTTGGCGGGGGGACTGGTGCGGGAGGAACCCCAGTTTTAGCGGAGGCCCTCAAGGAAGAGTACCCGGACTCACTTGTCGTTGCTATCGGGGCGCTCCCACTAAAGGAGGAAGGGATAAGGCCGACCATAAACGCGGCTATAACGATAGACAAGCTTTCCAAGGTAGCGGACTCAATTATAGCCATTGACAACAACAAGCTCAAGGAGAGCGGAGATGACATAAGCAGGGCATACGAGAGAATAAATTACACCATCGTGGAGAGAATAGCTTCCCTCCTTGCCTTGGTGGACGTGCCCGGCGAGCAGACCCTCGATGCGAGCGACCTGAAGTTCGTTCTGAAGGCATTTGGCAGCTTTGCAACCGTTGGTTATGCCAAAGCAGATGCCTCCAAGGTCAAAAACCTCTCCAGGCTTATTCTCAAGTCCTTTGAAAGTGAGGGTCTATACTTGGATGCCAACATTGAATCTGCCCTCTACGGCCTCGTCGCCATCCACGGACCGCATGAGGTACTGAAGGCAAGCGACATCTTTGAGGCGCTGGATTATCTCACATCGAAAATAAGGGGCAAACAGATATTCCGGGGATTCTACCCGGATCCCCGGGAAAGGGAAGTCGAGGTCGTCACGCTCTTAAGCGGGATATACGAGAGCAAGAGCATCGAAGACATTGTCAGGACGGCTAAGGAATACGCAAGGTCTTTCATGCAGGCAAAGAGTGAGGCCGAAACGAAGAAGAAGGAACTGCTCACTGGTCTTCCTGACTTTGATGACGTGTACCCGAGTTTGGAGGCAACAGGTTCAGATGATTCCGAAGGGTTTGTGGAGTACCGGGAGGTATCCCGATGA
- a CDS encoding class III signal peptide-containing protein, with translation MRRGQISLEFIIIFGLFTILLLYSIRNTSFSEGTPSVETLKIQTALEEKNLANTISNTISQVYAQGPGSKATSYVKLVYLRNPSYLERAWNVENPKIFITYGHLQGGPSDNGTYVMVINGTETTNVALSGDNKNIFWSRSLYAVNLLGNSAVWNSTFGNSTQIKLEGSSTSTTVYGLVIPPETLPPYLRIVVEWTPGWNPQQDEMWIYNGTAGEIHIYINPGES, from the coding sequence GTGAGAAGGGGCCAGATATCGCTTGAGTTCATAATAATCTTCGGACTGTTTACGATACTACTCCTGTACTCCATACGGAACACGTCGTTTAGTGAGGGCACGCCCTCGGTCGAAACACTCAAAATCCAGACTGCCCTTGAGGAGAAAAACCTCGCAAACACGATCTCAAACACAATCAGCCAGGTCTATGCTCAGGGGCCGGGCTCCAAGGCGACATCCTACGTCAAGCTGGTTTATCTTAGGAACCCCTCCTATCTTGAGAGGGCTTGGAATGTTGAGAACCCGAAAATATTCATAACCTACGGACACCTCCAAGGGGGACCATCCGATAACGGTACCTATGTCATGGTTATTAACGGTACTGAAACAACGAACGTTGCTCTGAGCGGTGACAATAAAAACATATTCTGGAGCAGATCATTATACGCTGTCAACCTCCTCGGGAACTCTGCCGTTTGGAATTCCACATTTGGAAACAGCACTCAAATTAAGCTTGAGGGGTCGAGCACCTCCACAACTGTCTATGGTCTTGTAATTCCCCCCGAGACGTTGCCTCCCTATCTGAGGATCGTCGTGGAGTGGACCCCGGGATGGAACCCCCAACAGGATGAGATGTGGATCTATAACGGGACTGCGGGGGAGATACACATCTACATCAACCCGGGTGAATCGTGA